TCAGCAGCAACTCTAGTGCATCAAAGATGCTGGTCTTCCCATATCCGTTTGGACCGTCTAGGGTCAACAGGGATGAGATACCTAAATCCAAGTCTATATGTTTGAAAGCTTTGAAGCTAGAAACTTCAATTCGCGTTATTTTCCAACTCATTATCAATCAGCTCCTTGAGTAATTCGTCCATATTGTTGGCGGTGAGTCTCTGAATGGCTGCATATGTTGCGTCAAGACCTTCTTCAGCCACCGCCTCGCCTGCTTGCAGGCGCAAAGAGACGAGCTCCCTTCGGTTGAATGGAAGCTCAAGGAAAGGAAGTTTTATGAATATCTTTGCCGCCACACTGTATTGTGTAGCCTCCAGTGGGTCATTCTTGTAACTACTAAATTGACTCTTGTCCGATATAGTTTCCACGAGATCGGCATATGAATAATTCTGAATTGCAATATCTTCGGTATCACTGTAATAAAGAATGTATTTTTTGAAGAAGTGCGGATCTTCTTCGATCGAAAATATTTTCTCTTCGTGATTTTTGAACTCTGCCAGTTTATTTAGATGGTGGATGCAGATGAGGTCGCAGTTCTTCCTGAAAGCAGGGTGTTCAAGGAAGGCGGCCGGTGCCGCATGATTGATCACAGCATTCAGTTCGGATGGAGCGGAAAGCTCGTCTAGCTTATGCAAAATCGCAAATCTGATTGCGGAGCCTGATTCGCGTATATAAAAGCTCGTTAAATCGTTTCCATGCTCTTTTTTGAAGTCGTGGGCAATCAACGCTTCATCTATTATCTTATTTATCATTGAGTTGAGCCTCTGCGTCTTCCTTGGTAATTATGCTTAGGCATAATGATTTGATGATATTGCTATCAATGCGATCTTTAACTTGCTGATCAGTCAGATCATCAGGGTGCGTGTATTTTGTATTAATAACAAAAGTCGTTGTGGATCTGCTTGCAATGAGGTTGTTGTATTCGAAAAGAAGCTTGAGAAGATTTTCGTTGCTTTCCATTTCACTCAGCAAATCCGAAGTGCAGCCTTCATGATCCGCAGAGGATGGTAGATCGAGAGCAGTGGGTAAATAAAATTTGTTGTCGCCATCCAGGTAGTGAGGAAACTGTTTTAGAATAGGTTCAACATTCATAGCCTCAATCAACCCGGAATAGCGCCTTATATCCGCTTTTTGAATGGATGAAAATCGCTCCGAGGGCTTCATTAACTGGCAGAGCGACTTCAACTCGTTGGCGTCAGTAGTGCGGATATGTTCAAAGAGACGTCGTGCTCTGCCATAAGTTTCATCATTTATGCTTGGCAAAGCTTGATCTAGCCGGTCTTCTAAGTAGCTGCACAGCCTTGCCTTAAGGTCAACAGAGAAATACTCCGTGCTGTTGTATGGGTTTTTGCTCAATATGTCGTCTAGCAAGCATTGCGCAGTAATCCGATTTTCGTAGGCGGCTTTGTTGGCCTTTTCGTGGTCGTCTTGCACTAAACGATGTATTGCCACGGCCTCGGAGCTTATTTTTTCGGAGAGAAGGCAGTAGTTATAGTTTAAAAGGTCTTCGCTAAGCGTAATAGACCTGCTAATACAGATCTGCCTAATAATCTCTTTTGTCAGCCCTTCTATTTCGCCCAGACCGCAATGCTTATTTGCTCCGTAGTCATAGAATTGAACGAGTTCTCCATTTGCTCCCGTGTAGTCGCTAGTGTCATCTAGCTGAATGGATACATGGAAGTAACGTGAAACACCTTTGGCACGGTCAAATTCGATAGCTGAAGCTTTCTCCAGGGCTTCGATATAACCACTGCGGTACTTGCCAATCTTGGCCTTTACTTGATGAGCGCTTGCTAGGGTGCCATTTTTATAGACTGCGAAATCGTCACTGCTGTCTAGCTGGAGCTCGAAATCCGCATCGCCTTGATTGATTAGACAGAGGCAATGGTAGAGCGCAATTTTCCCTTGATAGACGTACCCACTCCACGTAGACACGGCAGTCGCTGGATATTTTTCATCCACTTCACTGCTCACTCGCACCCTCCATTGACTAGTTTGTACAATTTATCTAAAGCTTCCCTTATCACAAATAGATAATAGGCGAAATAAATCGTTGCGTCTCCGTTTCACGAACCGCGCTGCTCCAGGTTCGCTATCCGCTCATTCCTAGCGGAACTGGCTATTGCCAGCCCTCCACATCCCTGACACCTACGGCCCGGCTTCCCGCTTCGGGCCTGCGCGCTTTGTAGTGGTCTAATGAAACCGGACACCAACTAGGCGACAATACTCGCCATTGAGAGGTGTTCGATGACAAGAAAGCGACGTACTTTTACCCCTGAATTCAAACAGGAAGCAGCCAGCCTGGTGCTGGACCAAGGCTACAGCATTACCCAAGCCAGCACATCGCTGGGCGTGGTTGAAAGCGTCCTGCGCAAGTGGGTTAAACAGCTCACTGAGGAGCGGCAGGGTGTCACCCCTAAAGGCAAAGCCATGACACCAGAGCAGCAGCGCATTCAGGAGTTGGAAGAGCGGTGCCGGCGGCTGGAGATGGAGAAGACCATCCTAAAAAAGGCTACCGCTCTCTTGATGTCGGACGACTGGAAACGTACACGCTGATTGACCAGTTGAGAGAGCAGGCCCCCGTTGACATGGTGTGCGCAGCCTTTGATATCAACCGTTCCTGTTACTACGAACACCGCCAGAGGATACAGCGTGTGGATGCTGAGCGTGTAGCCCTGAGGGCCCAGATTAACGAGCTGTTCAACAAAAGCCGCAGCTCGGCAGGTAGCCGCACCATCAAGGACATGCTGAACGATCAAGGCGTCGGCATCGGCCGCTTCAAGGTGCGCCGTTTGATGGGAGAGCTTGGCCTGATTTGTAAGCAACCAGGCCCCCATAAGTACAAGCAGGCCACCGTGGAGCGGCTAGATATCCCCAACCGTTTGGACCGGGAGTTCGATGTGGCGCAACCAGATCAGGTCTGGTGCGGTGATATCACCTATATCTGGACCGGGCAGCGCTGGAGTTATCTGGCGGTGGTACTGGACCTGTATGCCCGTCGCGTCGTCGGCTGGGCCATGTCTGACACCGCTGATGCGGACTTGGTGGTACAGGCCTTGGAGCATGCGTGGGAGCAGCGTGGGCGCCCTCATGGGGTGATGTTCCATTCTGACCAAGGATCACAGTATGCAAGTCGCAAGTTCCGGCAGAGGCTGTGGCGCTTCCGTATGGTGCAAAGCATGAGTCGTCGAGGCAACTGCTGGGATAATGCTCCTATGGAGCGGCTGTTCCGCAGTCTGAAAACGGAATGGATACCGCCGATGGGGTATCACAGCCTGGCAGCTGCCCGGAAGGATATCAGCAACTACCTGATGGGGTACTACAACCAGAAGCGTCCCCACGCCTTCAATGGCGGGCTCGCTCCGGCGGTGGCCGAAGAAAAACTTAAAACTGTGTCCGGAATCAGTTGACCACTACACTTCGCTTGCGTGCAGTCGGCACACACAGGCGGCCGTTGCCTGTCCAGCCATCTTTCCTGACTTCATCACCTTGTCCGCGACTGTAGCCCGTGTCCGCGTGCCGTCAAGGCGCGCCAGGCCGTGTCCTCAGCTGCGCCTGCGGGTCACACCAACCTGACGCTTCCTCCTTGACGGCCCACGTCCGTGGGCTCCTGACCGTCGCGGGCGATGAACTAAGGAAAGACGGTGGCAACGAGGCCAACCGGGTTCTTCGTGCCAACCGCACCGAACAGCCGAAAGGCTGGGCTCCGAATCTAGGAATCCGGTGTGCGGTTTGAACAGCAAACCCTTTTTGTCAGGAGAAAGACCATACTTGCATCCCGTTTCGCTTCCCATTCCCCGGTACTTCGCAGCGACACCCCGCTGTCTGATGACCAGATCAGAGCCGTGGTGCCGTCCATCTATGCCGACGCGCCCCACGAAAGCCGTTCAGAACGCTACAGCTACATCCCCACCGCTGCCGTGCTGACGGAACTACGAAAAGAAGGGTTTCAGCCCTTCATGGTGACGCAAACCCGCGTGCGCAACCAAGACCGCCGCGATTTCACCAAACACATGATTCGCTTGCGCCATGCCAATCAGGTCAATGACAGCATCGCCAACGAAATCATCCTGTTGAACTCGCACGATGGCACGAGCAGTTACCAGATGCTGGCGGGCGCGTTCCGCTTTGTCTGTGCCAATGGCCTTGTATGCGGCGATACCGTGGCCGATGTGCGTATTCCGCATAAAGGCGATGTGACCGGACAAGTCATTGAAGGCGCTTACGAGGTATTGAGCGGCTTTGAACAGGCGCAGGAATCCCGCGAAGCCATGCAGGCCATCACCTTGGACGATGGCGAAGCGGAAGTTTTCGCCCGCGCCGCGCTGGCCTTGAAGTACGACGACCCCGACAAGCCCGCGCCCATCACCGAAAGCCAGATTCTGATGCCGCGCCGCTATGACGACCGCCGCCCCGATCTGTGGATGGCCTTCAACCGTGTACAGGAAAACCTCACCAAAGGCGGCTTGCGTGGCCGTAGCGCCAACGGTCGCCGCCAAAGCACCCGAGCGGTGCAAGGCATTGATTCCGATATTCGCCTGAACCGTTCCCTGTGGCTGCTGGCCGAGGGTATGCGCCAGTTGAAAGCCTGATTTCCTGCCCGGAGGGGCGCAGCCCCTCCATCCATTCCCTTGTTTTGTTGCTGTTTCCCTTTTTGAACCGATAGGAGCTACATCATGAACGCCATTACCCATACCGAAGCCCAAGCCCTGCAAACCGTCACCCCGGTACAGCCTTCGCAAGGCATGCTGCTGGTGCCGCTGTCGCAGCTTCGCCGCTCACGCCGTAACGTGCGCAAGACCGCAGGCCAGTCTATCGACGCGCTGGCATCGAGCATCGAGCGCGTGGGCTTGCTGCAAAACCTGACCGTGATTCTTGCAGCCGATGGCAAACATTATGAAGTCGTGGCCGGTGGCCGCAGGCTGGCCGCGTTGAAGCTGCTGGCGAAGAAGCGCCGCATTGCCAAGGATTGGGAGGTGCCTTGCCTGTTGGTGGCTGATGCCAGCGCCCGCACGGTGAGCCTGACCGAGAACGTGCAGCGTGAAGCCATGCACCCGGCAGACCAGTTTGAAGCCTTCGCTGCGCTGGTGGCCGAAGGCCGACCCATCGAGGATATCGCGGCTGATTTTGCCGTCACCCCGCTGGTGGTGCAGCGCCGCTTGAAACTCGCCAATGTGTCGCCCCGACTGATGGCGGACTACCGCGCTGATGCCGTGAGCCTTGACCAGTTGATGGCCCTTGCCATCACCGATGACCACACCGCGCAGGAAGCGGCCTTTTATGATGCGCCGCAGTGGCAGCGCAGCCCCCACGCCTTGCGCGAACGTTTGACCGAGCGTGAAATCGACGCCTCTCATGCGCTGGTGCGTTTCGTGGGGCTGGGCGCCTACGAGGCCGCAGGGGGTGGTATCCGCCGCGACCTGTTCGCGGAAGGTGATGCAGGTGTGTATCTGACCGATGCCGCGCTGCTGGAAACGCTGGTGTGCGACAAGTTGGACAGCCACGCCGCCACCGTTCGCGCCGAAGGCTGGGCATGGGTGGATGCCACGCCCGCCGCCACCTATGCCGACTTGCAAGCGTTCCAGCAGGCACCGAGGGAGCGGCGCAACCCCACCAAGCGGGAAAGTGAACGCATCGACAAGCTGGAAACTAAGATGCAGGCCATTGGTGAAACTCTGGATGCGCTGGACGAAGACGACGAGGAAAAGGCCGACGCTTTGCAGGAAGAAGGCGACCGCATGGGTGAGCAATTGCAGGCGCTGGAAGATCGCTTGCAGGATTACAGCCCAAACGTGAAAGCTGCCGCTGGTGCCATCGTTACCCTTGACCGGCAAGGTCAGATTGTCGTGCATCGCGGACTGATGCGCGAAGCCGAAGCCCGCGCACTGCGCACGTTGGAGCGGCTGCGCCAAGGCTTCAACGGCGAGGATGATACGAACGGCAACGACAGTGAGGACGACGACCAGCCCAAGGCCGCATCCATGTCCGACCGGCTGGCGCAACGCTTGAGCGCCCACCGCACTGCCGCGCTGCAAATCGAAGTGGCCCGGCATCCGCAGGTGG
Above is a genomic segment from Halopseudomonas litoralis containing:
- a CDS encoding ABC-three component system middle component 1, whose translation is MINKIIDEALIAHDFKKEHGNDLTSFYIRESGSAIRFAILHKLDELSAPSELNAVINHAAPAAFLEHPAFRKNCDLICIHHLNKLAEFKNHEEKIFSIEEDPHFFKKYILYYSDTEDIAIQNYSYADLVETISDKSQFSSYKNDPLEATQYSVAAKIFIKLPFLELPFNRRELVSLRLQAGEAVAEEGLDATYAAIQRLTANNMDELLKELIDNELENNAN
- a CDS encoding ABC-three component system protein codes for the protein MSSEVDEKYPATAVSTWSGYVYQGKIALYHCLCLINQGDADFELQLDSSDDFAVYKNGTLASAHQVKAKIGKYRSGYIEALEKASAIEFDRAKGVSRYFHVSIQLDDTSDYTGANGELVQFYDYGANKHCGLGEIEGLTKEIIRQICISRSITLSEDLLNYNYCLLSEKISSEAVAIHRLVQDDHEKANKAAYENRITAQCLLDDILSKNPYNSTEYFSVDLKARLCSYLEDRLDQALPSINDETYGRARRLFEHIRTTDANELKSLCQLMKPSERFSSIQKADIRRYSGLIEAMNVEPILKQFPHYLDGDNKFYLPTALDLPSSADHEGCTSDLLSEMESNENLLKLLFEYNNLIASRSTTTFVINTKYTHPDDLTDQQVKDRIDSNIIKSLCLSIITKEDAEAQLNDK
- a CDS encoding IS3 family transposase (programmed frameshift) — translated: MTRKRRTFTPEFKQEAASLVLDQGYSITQASTSLGVVESVLRKWVKQLTEERQGVTPKGKAMTPEQQRIQELEERCRRLEMEKTIPKKGYRSLDVGRLETYTLIDQLREQAPVDMVCAAFDINRSCYYEHRQRIQRVDAERVALRAQINELFNKSRSSAGSRTIKDMLNDQGVGIGRFKVRRLMGELGLICKQPGPHKYKQATVERLDIPNRLDREFDVAQPDQVWCGDITYIWTGQRWSYLAVVLDLYARRVVGWAMSDTADADLVVQALEHAWEQRGRPHGVMFHSDQGSQYASRKFRQRLWRFRMVQSMSRRGNCWDNAPMERLFRSLKTEWIPPMGYHSLAAARKDISNYLMGYYNQKRPHAFNGGLAPAVAEEKLKTVSGIS
- a CDS encoding DUF932 domain-containing protein — protein: MLASRFASHSPVLRSDTPLSDDQIRAVVPSIYADAPHESRSERYSYIPTAAVLTELRKEGFQPFMVTQTRVRNQDRRDFTKHMIRLRHANQVNDSIANEIILLNSHDGTSSYQMLAGAFRFVCANGLVCGDTVADVRIPHKGDVTGQVIEGAYEVLSGFEQAQESREAMQAITLDDGEAEVFARAALALKYDDPDKPAPITESQILMPRRYDDRRPDLWMAFNRVQENLTKGGLRGRSANGRRQSTRAVQGIDSDIRLNRSLWLLAEGMRQLKA
- a CDS encoding ParB/RepB/Spo0J family partition protein — translated: MNAITHTEAQALQTVTPVQPSQGMLLVPLSQLRRSRRNVRKTAGQSIDALASSIERVGLLQNLTVILAADGKHYEVVAGGRRLAALKLLAKKRRIAKDWEVPCLLVADASARTVSLTENVQREAMHPADQFEAFAALVAEGRPIEDIAADFAVTPLVVQRRLKLANVSPRLMADYRADAVSLDQLMALAITDDHTAQEAAFYDAPQWQRSPHALRERLTEREIDASHALVRFVGLGAYEAAGGGIRRDLFAEGDAGVYLTDAALLETLVCDKLDSHAATVRAEGWAWVDATPAATYADLQAFQQAPRERRNPTKRESERIDKLETKMQAIGETLDALDEDDEEKADALQEEGDRMGEQLQALEDRLQDYSPNVKAAAGAIVTLDRQGQIVVHRGLMREAEARALRTLERLRQGFNGEDDTNGNDSEDDDQPKAASMSDRLAQRLSAHRTAALQIEVARHPQVALAAVVHGMVQAVLQLDRYHRDGLPLAMRVTVQDRLESIAPDWTESPAAVALRKLQQVAGGKLPEDSAELFAALLAKSQDELVQLLAVCVAATVDVVTPRATQHQPGAALAQAVGLDMAAWWKPTAEGYFKHVSKAVILDAVGEFAPEHVTRLAKLKKTDIASEAERLTDGSGWMPAVFKAEDMENRAQEESEVHGQQDDGDENAENAQDSAAAITREAEELAA